In one window of Paraflavitalea soli DNA:
- the porT gene encoding type IX secretion/gliding motility protein PorT/SprT: MYYLLRQKKSQLIRLAYVLTLLTACSRSWAQEIELNLPNHDDKKYFLGIALIYNTSRFNVTHHPSFLQQDSIQSIESQGAGGFGLAGMHTYRLSPRFEVRAIFPQLLFSYKNLTYTLKTPDLAKEEAKVMTKRVESILVGVPIHLKFRSDRIGNFRVYMFGGAKFEYDLASNSTARRAEGLVKLSKYDFGVEAGIGFSFYFPVFILSPEIKFSNGLMNTHSRDQNLKFSNTIDKLNSKMILFSLIFEG, translated from the coding sequence ATGTACTATTTACTGCGGCAGAAAAAGAGCCAGTTGATACGCCTGGCATATGTGCTCACTTTATTGACGGCCTGCTCCCGCAGCTGGGCGCAGGAAATTGAGTTAAATCTTCCCAATCACGACGATAAGAAGTACTTTTTAGGCATTGCCCTGATTTATAATACTTCCCGCTTCAATGTTACCCACCACCCCAGCTTTTTACAGCAGGACAGTATACAGTCTATTGAATCGCAAGGAGCGGGTGGCTTCGGACTGGCAGGTATGCACACGTACCGGCTCTCCCCCCGTTTTGAAGTAAGGGCTATTTTCCCGCAATTACTGTTTTCGTATAAAAACCTCACTTATACCTTAAAAACGCCCGATCTCGCCAAAGAAGAGGCTAAAGTGATGACCAAAAGGGTGGAATCGATCCTGGTGGGAGTGCCCATTCACCTTAAGTTCAGGTCCGACAGGATCGGTAACTTCCGCGTATATATGTTTGGTGGGGCTAAGTTTGAATATGACCTCGCTTCCAATTCTACTGCCCGCCGCGCAGAGGGGCTGGTGAAATTGTCGAAGTATGACTTTGGCGTAGAAGCAGGCATCGGTTTTAGCTTTTACTTCCCCGTATTTATTCTCTCCCCGGAGATCAAATTCAGCAACGGGCTTATGAATACCCATTCCCGTGATCAGAACCTCAAATTTTCCAACACCATCGACAAGCTCAATTCGAAGATGATCCTATTCTCTTTAATTTTCGAAGGGTAA
- the ubiE gene encoding bifunctional demethylmenaquinone methyltransferase/2-methoxy-6-polyprenyl-1,4-benzoquinol methylase UbiE, whose translation MSNHSHDTIVPFEGSEQSKKEQVASMFDQIAFRYDFMNRFLSGGIDVYWRKRAIKELVDLKPQEVLDVATGTADLAITTWKYLQPRKIIGIDISEGMLQLGRQKIAKLLLNNHIELEKGDSEAINFQDNSFDAITAAFGVRNFQNLEKGLSEMYRVLKPGGKLVILEFSKPRKIWFKGLYNLYMNIVAPQAGRWLTKNKDAYQYLNKSVKAFPEGETFLHILQQVGFSDTSLKRLSLGICTIYCGRKRAS comes from the coding sequence ATGTCCAATCATTCACATGATACCATAGTGCCCTTCGAGGGATCTGAGCAAAGCAAGAAAGAGCAGGTGGCCAGTATGTTTGACCAGATTGCGTTCCGGTACGATTTCATGAACCGCTTTCTTTCCGGCGGCATCGATGTGTACTGGCGCAAGCGGGCTATCAAAGAATTGGTAGATTTGAAGCCGCAGGAGGTACTGGATGTGGCTACGGGAACGGCCGATCTGGCGATCACCACCTGGAAATACCTGCAACCCCGGAAAATAATTGGCATAGATATTTCTGAGGGTATGCTCCAGCTGGGCAGGCAAAAGATTGCCAAGCTGTTGTTAAATAATCATATAGAATTAGAGAAGGGCGATAGCGAAGCAATAAATTTCCAGGACAATTCGTTTGATGCCATTACGGCCGCTTTCGGGGTCCGCAATTTTCAAAACCTGGAGAAAGGACTAAGTGAGATGTACAGGGTGTTAAAACCCGGTGGGAAACTGGTGATACTGGAGTTCTCAAAACCCCGAAAGATCTGGTTTAAAGGGCTTTATAATTTGTACATGAACATCGTAGCACCCCAGGCGGGGCGCTGGCTGACCAAGAATAAAGACGCGTATCAATATTTAAATAAATCAGTTAAAGCATTTCCTGAAGGCGAAACATTTTTACACATTTTACAACAAGTTGGGTTTTCGGACACTTCACTAAAAAGGTTGAGTTTAGGAATATGTACTATTTACTGCGGCAGAAAAAGAGCCAGTTGA
- a CDS encoding UbiA family prenyltransferase — protein MSSHSLLQRSTIQLLRFHFSFFLLPVYLFALGQVPAIQASHALLIFFILHVLVYPASNGYNSYMDRDEGSIGGIKNPLQPTRQLFLVSVVMDVVAMLLSLFIGYLFTACIIAYILASRAYSYRGIRLKQYPLAGYLTVIIFQGAVTFFMVYHGCSVNKTTDVPLTGMIAASLLIGGFYPLTQVYQHEADKKDGVLTISAALGYRGTFIFTAIIYSLAMGLLAYLFYSTGEFVKFLVLATCMLPILVYFFKWAGGVWKDENVADFTHTMRMNLLASVCTNIAFLILLTWKLFE, from the coding sequence ATGAGTTCCCACAGCTTGCTACAACGTTCTACTATACAATTACTTCGCTTTCATTTTTCCTTTTTCCTGCTGCCCGTATACCTTTTTGCCCTGGGGCAGGTGCCCGCTATACAGGCTTCCCATGCCTTGCTCATCTTTTTCATCCTGCATGTATTGGTCTATCCCGCCAGCAATGGCTATAATTCCTATATGGACCGGGATGAAGGGAGCATCGGGGGCATCAAAAATCCCCTGCAGCCCACCCGGCAATTATTCCTGGTAAGTGTGGTCATGGATGTTGTGGCGATGTTGTTGAGCCTGTTCATTGGCTATTTATTCACTGCCTGCATTATTGCCTATATACTGGCTTCCCGGGCTTATAGTTACCGGGGCATACGGTTGAAGCAGTATCCGCTGGCGGGTTATCTTACGGTGATCATTTTCCAGGGAGCCGTTACTTTTTTTATGGTTTATCATGGTTGCAGCGTAAACAAAACGACCGATGTGCCGTTAACCGGAATGATAGCGGCCAGTTTACTCATCGGGGGATTTTATCCGCTTACCCAGGTTTACCAGCATGAAGCCGATAAGAAGGATGGGGTGCTCACCATCAGTGCAGCATTGGGATACCGGGGTACTTTTATTTTTACAGCCATCATCTACAGCCTGGCCATGGGATTACTGGCTTACCTGTTCTATAGTACAGGGGAATTTGTAAAATTCCTGGTATTGGCAACTTGTATGCTGCCCATTCTCGTATATTTTTTTAAATGGGCAGGCGGCGTATGGAAAGATGAAAACGTAGCCGATTTTACCCACACCATGCGTATGAACCTGTTGGCATCGGTTTGTACCAATATTGCTTTCCTTATTTTATTAACCTGGAAATTATTTGAGTAA
- a CDS encoding type III polyketide synthase → MSKIISIGTAVPAFKHRQQDIMQFMQAVYALTEADKRKIRFLYHQSAIDTRYSVVPDYSRSAAEWKFYPATENLEPFPSLEQRMTWYHKYAAPLSIHAVRDCLDGKVKQEEITHLITVSCTGMSAPGLDLQLIELLELPRNAWRSSVNFMGCYAAVHALKIADALCQADKRAKVLIVCTELCTLHFQRESSVDNIASSLLFGDGSAAVLVTHNDDAHKGLQIDHFYSEIIPKGKGDMSWELSSSGFLMTLSSYIPELVGEDFGALTGRALQQAGLSQEAITHWCIHPGGKKILEAVSASLHLKNDELQICADVLRNYGNMSSPTILFVLKKLMLQMTAVPQKETTQRVFGAAFGPGLTMETFVASM, encoded by the coding sequence TTGAGTAAGATCATCTCCATTGGCACAGCTGTACCGGCGTTCAAACACCGTCAGCAGGATATCATGCAATTTATGCAAGCCGTTTATGCCCTTACAGAAGCTGATAAGCGTAAGATCCGGTTCCTGTACCACCAGAGTGCTATAGATACCCGCTATTCCGTTGTTCCCGATTATAGCCGGTCAGCGGCTGAATGGAAATTCTACCCTGCTACGGAGAACCTGGAGCCCTTTCCTTCCCTGGAACAGCGAATGACCTGGTACCATAAATATGCTGCTCCTTTATCCATCCATGCGGTACGGGATTGCCTGGACGGAAAAGTAAAACAGGAGGAGATCACCCACCTGATCACGGTGAGTTGTACAGGCATGAGTGCACCAGGGCTCGACCTTCAATTGATCGAGCTGCTGGAGCTTCCCAGGAATGCCTGGCGCAGTTCCGTCAATTTCATGGGTTGTTATGCGGCTGTTCATGCCCTCAAAATAGCCGATGCCCTTTGCCAGGCCGATAAGCGGGCTAAAGTATTAATTGTATGTACGGAGCTTTGTACCCTGCATTTTCAACGGGAGTCTTCGGTGGATAATATTGCTTCCAGCCTTTTGTTTGGCGATGGAAGTGCGGCCGTATTGGTAACACACAACGATGATGCCCATAAAGGATTACAGATCGATCATTTTTATTCAGAAATAATTCCAAAAGGGAAAGGGGATATGTCGTGGGAGTTGTCTTCTTCCGGATTCCTGATGACATTGAGCAGTTATATTCCCGAGCTGGTAGGAGAGGATTTTGGTGCTTTGACCGGCAGGGCCTTGCAACAGGCCGGTCTTTCACAGGAAGCAATAACGCATTGGTGCATCCACCCCGGTGGTAAAAAGATACTGGAAGCGGTATCGGCAAGTCTGCACCTGAAAAATGATGAGCTGCAAATCTGTGCCGATGTGTTGAGAAATTACGGGAATATGTCTTCTCCTACCATACTGTTTGTATTGAAAAAGCTGATGCTGCAAATGACCGCTGTTCCGCAAAAAGAAACGACACAACGGGTATTCGGAGCGGCTTTTGGACCGGGATTAACGATGGAAACCTTTGTGGCGAGTATGTGA
- a CDS encoding methyltransferase domain-containing protein — translation MNFRHRSYQQELLDRDDIPFADIRRNMQELDFINTWLGGHAITLAGLKQLAGGRQSISVCEVGCGGGDNLVAIRQWCEKKGMAASFIGIDKNPDCIKVAQERKLRGCTWITADYKDVELEHKPDIIFSSLFCHHFPERELITQLQWMYRHAQRGFFINDLHRHPLAYYSIQWLTRLFSKSYLVKNDAPLSVARGFVKNDWEQLFDSAGITTFSVEWKWAFRWLVVVERQSAIGNRESLASKGRRARSSQ, via the coding sequence GTGAATTTTCGCCATCGATCATACCAGCAGGAATTGCTGGACCGGGATGATATTCCGTTTGCGGATATCCGGAGGAATATGCAGGAACTTGATTTTATCAATACCTGGCTGGGGGGCCATGCTATTACCCTGGCAGGGTTGAAGCAACTGGCCGGGGGCCGGCAAAGCATTTCCGTGTGCGAGGTAGGTTGTGGTGGCGGCGATAACCTGGTAGCCATCCGGCAGTGGTGTGAAAAAAAAGGGATGGCTGCATCTTTCATTGGTATCGATAAAAATCCTGATTGTATAAAAGTGGCGCAGGAAAGAAAGCTGCGCGGTTGCACGTGGATAACGGCCGATTATAAGGATGTGGAGCTGGAGCACAAGCCGGATATTATCTTTTCTTCTTTGTTCTGTCATCATTTCCCGGAACGGGAATTGATAACGCAATTGCAATGGATGTACAGGCATGCACAACGGGGATTTTTTATCAATGACCTGCACCGGCATCCGCTGGCCTATTATTCTATTCAGTGGCTTACGCGGTTATTCTCTAAAAGTTACCTCGTAAAAAATGATGCCCCCTTGTCTGTTGCCAGAGGATTTGTTAAAAATGACTGGGAACAACTTTTTGATAGCGCAGGAATCACTACCTTTTCCGTTGAATGGAAATGGGCGTTCAGATGGTTGGTAGTAGTGGAACGGCAATCGGCAATCGGCAATCGTGAATCGCTTGCTTCGAAGGGGCGGCGAGCCCGTAGCTCCCAATAG
- a CDS encoding NAD(P)/FAD-dependent oxidoreductase, whose amino-acid sequence MSLDPKYDIAIIGGGLAGLALSVQCVRAGYRTIVFEREKYPFHKVCGEYISLESWNFLEELGVPLSDMQLPVINRLQVSAPNGKYIETALPLGGFGISRYTLDQLLANIARREGVVLMEETKVVNVVYRNNAFVIFSSRGETEVTIAAGTYGKRGNLDAKWKRPFTQVKPNKLNHFVGVKYHIETFFPEDLIALHNFENGYCGISRIENNKYCLCYLTTARNLRKSHNDIQAMEKNILQKNPFLEKIFSNARFLYTEPLTISRISFNRKNQVENHVLMIGDAAGMITPLCGNGMSMALHGSKLAFEEISQFMKGQITRYEMELQYTQQWEKQFGRRLQTGRLIQRFFGSASLSNFLITAVKPFPKFVAFLIRQTHGKPF is encoded by the coding sequence TTGAGTCTTGATCCCAAATACGATATTGCCATCATAGGAGGTGGATTGGCAGGGTTAGCCCTGTCTGTTCAGTGCGTGCGGGCCGGCTATCGTACCATCGTATTTGAGCGGGAAAAATACCCTTTTCATAAGGTTTGCGGCGAATACATCAGCCTGGAGAGCTGGAACTTCCTGGAAGAGCTGGGCGTGCCCCTGAGTGATATGCAGCTGCCGGTCATCAACCGCTTGCAGGTGAGTGCACCCAATGGGAAATATATTGAAACTGCCCTGCCTCTGGGGGGATTTGGCATTAGCCGCTATACACTCGATCAACTGCTGGCCAATATCGCACGCAGGGAAGGGGTGGTGCTGATGGAGGAAACGAAAGTGGTCAATGTGGTTTACCGGAATAATGCTTTTGTTATCTTTTCTTCCCGGGGAGAAACAGAAGTGACCATTGCCGCCGGCACTTATGGAAAAAGGGGCAACCTGGATGCCAAGTGGAAGCGGCCTTTTACCCAGGTAAAACCCAATAAGCTCAACCATTTTGTAGGGGTAAAGTACCACATTGAAACCTTTTTTCCGGAAGATCTCATTGCATTACATAATTTTGAGAATGGTTATTGTGGTATATCGCGCATAGAGAACAATAAATATTGCCTCTGCTATCTGACCACCGCCAGGAATCTGCGCAAAAGCCACAATGATATCCAGGCGATGGAGAAAAATATCCTTCAAAAGAATCCATTCCTGGAAAAGATATTTTCCAATGCGCGGTTCCTGTATACAGAACCGCTCACTATTTCCCGGATATCCTTTAATAGAAAAAACCAGGTAGAGAACCATGTATTGATGATTGGTGATGCGGCTGGTATGATCACCCCGCTTTGTGGCAATGGCATGAGCATGGCTTTACATGGCAGTAAGCTGGCCTTTGAGGAGATCAGCCAGTTTATGAAAGGCCAGATTACACGCTATGAAATGGAGCTGCAATACACCCAGCAGTGGGAAAAGCAATTTGGCCGCCGCTTACAGACAGGACGATTGATCCAACGTTTTTTTGGTAGTGCATCTTTATCCAATTTCCTGATAACCGCCGTAAAACCTTTTCCGAAGTTCGTTGCCTTTTTGATAAGGCAAACGCACGGTAAACCTTTTTAG
- a CDS encoding energy transducer TonB, protein MRSRQLLLTILLVMAITNLYSQVSLKDYSTKVSDTCWRVDYYIPAGSLNKVESFKDRKKTIAHGRFVFYDEKGYADSTGFYVNGQRNGTWYYYNNKGKVLLSREYENGIVVSEKKHEQEPEGKDKSPKPGEVESEFEGGLKGWQQYLNRNLRYPREAIIAGIQGEVRVAFVVSAVGAVQDIWIIKSIDRSLDKESARLLEDSPNWIPAEQDGRRVKSYKIQPIRYRTQ, encoded by the coding sequence ATGCGATCCCGACAACTGCTGTTGACCATTCTTTTGGTAATGGCCATTACCAACCTCTATAGTCAGGTTTCCCTGAAAGATTATTCTACCAAGGTGAGTGACACCTGCTGGCGGGTGGATTATTATATACCGGCTGGTTCGCTAAACAAGGTAGAATCTTTTAAAGACAGAAAGAAGACAATAGCTCATGGCCGCTTTGTCTTTTATGATGAAAAGGGATATGCAGACTCTACGGGGTTTTATGTAAATGGACAACGCAATGGCACCTGGTATTATTACAATAACAAAGGAAAAGTGCTGCTGTCGAGAGAATATGAGAACGGGATAGTAGTCAGTGAAAAGAAGCATGAACAGGAGCCCGAAGGGAAAGACAAATCACCTAAGCCAGGAGAGGTAGAATCGGAGTTTGAGGGCGGTCTGAAAGGCTGGCAACAATACCTCAACAGGAACCTTCGCTACCCGCGCGAAGCTATAATAGCTGGGATACAGGGAGAAGTACGGGTGGCTTTTGTAGTGAGTGCCGTAGGGGCCGTACAGGATATATGGATCATCAAATCGATAGACCGCTCACTAGACAAAGAAAGCGCCCGGCTATTGGAGGATTCTCCCAACTGGATACCTGCCGAACAGGATGGCCGAAGGGTGAAAAGTTACAAAATACAACCCATCAGGTACCGGACGCAGTAA
- a CDS encoding GbsR/MarR family transcriptional regulator — MKLSEAKHQFIDSWGSFGTHWGINRTMAQIHALLLVSPDPLSQDDIMEQLSVSRGNVNMNIRDLIDWALVQRTSIPGERREYFVAEKDIWKVATTIIKERKRRELDPMLKLMDQLTAIEGDKKDKEVKQFVETMQGIKRFGDKADKMLDVLVKADENWFVGSLMKFFK, encoded by the coding sequence ATGAAGTTGAGTGAAGCCAAACATCAGTTTATCGACTCCTGGGGTTCCTTTGGAACGCACTGGGGTATTAACCGCACCATGGCGCAGATACATGCCCTGTTGCTGGTAAGTCCCGATCCGCTGAGCCAGGATGATATCATGGAGCAGTTGAGTGTGAGCAGGGGCAATGTGAACATGAATATCAGGGACCTGATAGACTGGGCGCTGGTACAGCGTACCAGCATTCCGGGTGAACGCAGGGAATATTTTGTAGCGGAGAAGGATATCTGGAAAGTGGCCACCACCATCATCAAAGAGCGAAAGCGCCGGGAGCTTGATCCTATGCTGAAACTGATGGACCAGTTGACGGCTATAGAGGGCGATAAGAAAGATAAGGAAGTGAAGCAGTTTGTGGAAACGATGCAGGGTATTAAACGTTTTGGCGACAAGGCGGATAAGATGCTGGATGTATTGGTAAAGGCCGATGAGAACTGGTTTGTAGGTAGCCTGATGAAGTTCTTTAAATAA
- a CDS encoding epimerase, giving the protein MKNKKIIIAGGTGFIGQAMAQYFGKDNHVVILTRQSVNGHNNNPNRLLKASDGYNVTYWRWDGKHVEQHWLNDIEDCDVVINLAGKSVNCRYNERNKQEVLASRVDATQAIGQAIRHAKNPPQLWINAASATIYRHAMDRPQEEENGEISDLKQDNMPYSFLDRLRYRWKKARATLLHGKNSASYQMLNKDFSVGICQQWEQTFFEEHTPATRKVALRAAITLGAGGVMVPYFNLLKAGLGGYQGNGRQMYSWIHEEDLCRIVEWCYDHPEAEGVYNCAAPNPVTNTDFMRTLRRATGHKFGLPAFTWMLELGAGLIGTESELVLKSRWVLPGRLLRSGFRFKYLQADEALQDIVRKTPRKKYHLF; this is encoded by the coding sequence ATGAAAAACAAGAAAATAATCATTGCGGGAGGTACTGGTTTTATCGGTCAGGCAATGGCGCAGTATTTTGGAAAAGACAACCATGTGGTCATCCTCACCCGCCAATCGGTCAACGGCCACAATAACAATCCCAATCGTTTGCTAAAAGCCTCCGATGGTTATAATGTAACTTATTGGCGATGGGATGGCAAGCACGTAGAGCAACATTGGCTCAATGATATAGAAGATTGTGATGTAGTAATCAACCTGGCGGGGAAATCGGTGAATTGCCGGTACAATGAGCGTAATAAACAGGAAGTGCTGGCGAGCAGGGTAGATGCTACCCAGGCTATTGGTCAGGCCATACGCCACGCTAAAAATCCCCCGCAGTTATGGATCAATGCTGCATCAGCTACCATTTACCGTCATGCGATGGACAGGCCACAGGAAGAAGAGAATGGGGAGATCAGCGACCTGAAGCAGGATAACATGCCCTATTCATTCCTCGACAGGCTGCGTTACCGGTGGAAGAAGGCGAGGGCAACCTTATTGCATGGAAAGAATTCAGCATCCTATCAAATGCTGAACAAAGACTTTTCGGTTGGCATTTGCCAGCAGTGGGAACAAACCTTTTTTGAGGAGCATACACCTGCTACCCGTAAGGTGGCGTTGCGGGCGGCCATTACATTGGGAGCAGGTGGCGTGATGGTGCCTTACTTCAACCTGCTGAAGGCAGGGCTGGGCGGCTACCAGGGAAATGGCCGGCAAATGTACAGTTGGATCCATGAAGAAGACCTGTGCCGGATAGTGGAATGGTGCTATGATCACCCGGAAGCGGAAGGCGTATACAATTGTGCAGCTCCTAACCCGGTCACCAATACTGATTTTATGCGCACCTTGCGCAGGGCTACCGGCCATAAGTTTGGGTTGCCCGCTTTTACCTGGATGCTGGAGCTGGGGGCAGGATTGATAGGCACAGAATCGGAGCTGGTACTGAAGAGCCGCTGGGTATTGCCCGGCAGGTTGTTGAGGTCGGGGTTCCGGTTTAAATACTTACAGGCCGATGAAGCCTTGCAGGATATTGTGCGTAAGACGCCGAGGAAGAAATATCATTTGTTCTAA